GGGCAACAGAAGTACGCCATTAGAAGGAGCAACTGTCGCATACAGATGTGAAGAAGGATTTAAATTGGTAGGGTCCTTTACTCGGGAATGTTTACGGGATGGATCGTGGAGTGGAAACGATCCCCAGTGTAAAGGTAAGAATCACCATACATTGAACCTTTATCACCTGACTTCCTATATGACACTTTCATGTTCCACTCAAAACATTCCACAgaaatacactatatgaccaaaaacagtgtttggaaaaactacttttttataTAGCAAACTACTAGTACAATTACTTTATTAcgaatgtagttaactacaactacttttttaaaaatgtagcaactacaaactactttttaaaagcaGTCGTTCATtcgctaattttttaaaaataagtaaataaaaggcaTACagatacacaccgtttgaggattgaacgaaaaaattaaaaagatagtttagattaataaattggctaatttgaacatggaatactactaagaattatttattgtttcattcctttactgggccaatttgtcattccaaacatttctTACGAATACTCGCGGCAGGAAAGGATTTgaaaagttgaaggaattcaaccttcaagtttttaatcctttcctgacagtgattatttcattcaagaagtgcaactcggcaaTTTggaaatgtaaatagatgcagtcataatttgattacaATTTTATATAGACACacaatatgtacataaaattgatttagatggtgaaaaacatcttttaaacaaaagagaaaaactttaattttcattacaggATTAATTTAAAAGGAACTTATGTTTTGGAAGAACTAGTTAGTTGATTTTGAGTTTCAAGCGAGGGGTCCGGACCTGGAtaccatctcttttcttacgccactgataaaatgaaataaaagcatttttcaattttaccgaataaactcgaaaacttacaatatttaataattgagtttcattttattgatatatcaacactcaatctgtaaaaaaaaaaaaaagaaagaaagaaaaagaaatttttaaaatatcccaAACGTTACgagtatttataatcaaatattataagaatccgaaatatgaaacataactaagaatgcttactttacttcaatgtgcaatttttaactaCCGTGGATTCGGGCTACAACGTGATTCGACTTATGCGAAAAGGCTAAATAGCGAGCTTTTCTCGAGTAAtgaattttggagctaacgcgaattcctcaccccgtaacacgaaaattttcagaagggaatctcaaggcttaagtatcaccttctttattgggtactaaacATCAGTTTCGTAAATGaactttccctttagcatcactgaaagcaaaagtacccCGCAATGTACTagtcaaaacatcgctttgttaatttacaaatcgccaCTGCGCATCTTTTCATTCTAAACAAGAAGTTGGTGAAACGTTATATCACATAAGCGGGTTGTTTATCTGaagttttcttcttcttcttcttcctcaATGATTAGGctatagcctgttccggcttcttaaTCGCCCCAGCGCTTCCTGGGCCTAACACGGTCTCGTTTGCTCCTTGATCTGTAATAAAAGGCtgctcttggaagtctcccttgtgccatacgtcgaacatggtttttccaatcgttacgatattccgtaattttttcattgaggctgaatatctgtaattccctaTGAATAgtttcattccttattttgtctaggatagtgcagttcttcagtgatcgcaaatacttcatctctgctgcttgaattctactagtttcttgactgttcaaagtccatgtttcagagccGTATAGTAAGGTTGTTACCAccataaccttatagaacttcaATTGTGTTTGCTTTTTCGTTTTTCCCTTTAGGGTTCTTGTAAGCGTTCCACATAAGTGTTGAAAcctatgtagtttgttttggacatcattgtagtggtcaaaggtgatgtcacatcctaggtagttgaagtgcttcacctgttcaataattctattatcaataacaatattttacttctAATTGGCTCTTTACCCCTAAATGCCATTGTTTTAGTTTTCGGGATTgagattttcatattattttctaatttatctaaagttttaaaaggaaaaatagaaagtttctgacaactaaagaaatttaaaaattttcggtATGCTTAAACCactaaaaagtgcgtcgaatataattactgtatctactgtacagtattatTGTAGTGCTGCATTTCATTATTGCTACACtttacgtaccgtactgtttcattttatgccattctctcccactgattttgtgcatcctaacCGTATAATTCAgtaacacaactttttttttttttaatacagtaaaatttcagttctctgtATTTAAATTCGGTAATAGGAAATTAAGAAATAGgttaaaacattttgaaggttgttttcaaatgtctaaaataatttgtatattgattaaaaaaaaaatagcatagttCCCCTTTTCCAAAACTCGAAATTTCAACCTACGCAAGAAGGCTTGGAACGCATTtctcgcgtaagttgagattcGACTACATATGTGGATGACATTGgtatcgaaagctttttgcttagcTGGCAAAGCTTGCTTGAAACGGAAAAAATTCCGttatcatacatttctataacaCTGTAATAATTGTTGGTAGCCGGTcaaaaaaaaagcagttcaatatcatcctcttccaTATCATTTACATTTTGgcacaataatctcattgacatctaaaatgttTATCCACGGAACATTTTCTGCTGACAGAAAACGCAAACGTGTTACTACttggcagttatcgcttattcttttcttaCTAAGCCATACTCTACTCAAGGcaaatattggggaaatgtgaaaatttcaatgccaaacaaaggaatggcgtcaaacagatagagtGTATGGCATCAAAATATGCCTGATGTCAGTtcgtatttttcagtcttactAATCGGATTGACGCAAGGCTTGCAATCAgattgtctatttttttttttttttttttttttgaacctttattaaaaagtagtttttagaaatcgctacaaactactttttttgtagcgaactactcgatactctacttttttttaaagtattgcgctacactacaaactactaaaaaatgtagctactacagtagcgttggTACTTGTACTCaaaatattgggacactttcaaaaattcacattttcaaGGATTTCTCacgaaataagagaccaattgctttgtaacttttgtcacataaaaggtatgctctagttgtcattttccattaaaagttatatcacccttgcgtttcggggatcaataaaaaattgaggaaaacagaaatgttttttgatcatcattcatcgtaaatagttgagaataagctgtaaatttcagaaattagttagcttactatgtacagttattttacatactttcgagaGGATATCTTTGATATACACGAAGATAtagacatttctttcaaaactactaatttattggAAGGTCTTTATctcataacacgcagagtttCATATCAAAGCTTACCAGATTTTCAGAAAACCTGAAACCATACAAGAGAAGTACAGTacttatatttgaaattaaaatgttgaaaatttgataaatatcgacatttaaagtaattaatttttcactgcgcatgcgcgaaagataggaATTTATAACTTCGATAATCTAAAATCCAACTAGATTCTTCAACTCATGATAAAATTCCTGTTCAATGTcttgaaaattcagaaaattatcaGCTATCTAATGTATGTTACGTGCCGGGTATCTGCCGTTTGTCTTTGAGCCTGCAAAAATATTTGTCGAATTTTAAGATACCTggaaaagtgaagtaaaaaagtaTTAGTCAAATTAGGCACAATGAGTCAAATGAAAATTCATGTAAAAATCGGACCCTGTTTCCAGGAAATCAGGAATTCAACTAAAAATCGAGAAAATAAAATCGTGATCTTATAAAGCAGAAAAATTGGCAGATTTCTTATACTGATATTGAgattataacataatataaactaaattttactccacaaaatattttagtaagaaaaatgtacgtatatataTTCTATAAAACCCCGTTTTtaactatcattaaaaaatattatctgtgTGTTACTAAAAATGCCtcgatataaaaaaaatttgttcctgAAAAACGAACATTCTGCGTATAATTTCATTCTATTAGCACATCACTGCGTAAAAAATtcttctgatttatttttaaaaaatcttccggttttttctgattttcaaatacaaatctttctgttttttacttaaaaagagGCGATTACAAGAATTTCATATATTATTTAGcaattttgatcaaaataattaatattttaaggagttttatttctttatttttagaataaaagttttaagagtATCTTGGAGTTTTCTTTGTTGAAAAGTAATGATTGCAtatttaacccttcaagcggccgtgacgtaaaattccttcacccagcgatgtatcgaagagcggccgtgtcgaaaaatttcgccatgaatattcttctatagaattttacgccgcagccgttctcgaagcagaatattcaaggccaaatttttcgacactgccgctcttcaatacatcgctgggtgaaggaattttacgtcacggccgcttgaagggctaaatatatatatagtagtaACTGTTTAAATTCattctattttctgttttttttttttttttttttttttttcatttttagaactcCATTATCAAACAGCTATTGGTAGAATTATATCTCTTAACtgttctagatttttttaaaagaaaaacgagcAAACCTCCCACACTCTTAATAGAATTTCCAGTTAATTAACTGCTCTGGTGTGTATTGGACACTTTCACGTACATCGCCAGAAGTGGCACTCTATAATAAGAGATAAGCATTAGTTTTACATTTTCAGCAGAATAACGTAACATATTTGCAAGGAATAACCTCCGATGGCGATGTTACACATTTTTCATCAAGATacaatgcttaaaataaatttaaatcttgtaattttatgttttcttacCAATTATTTATCATAAGTATTAACTTGCTGCATGAACTCTTTTCAGCGATAAGATGCCCCATTCCGGATGGAAAATTGCAGCGAGGTATTTACAGACTAGTGAACAAAACAAATAGTATGGGAAGCATGGCCATGCTGAGATGTAAACGAGGCAAAAGGGAAGGAGATAATCCATATATTACGTGCACTGAAGATGGTAGCTGGACAAAAGCAGAAGCACACTGCATATTACGTAAGCGTTGCATAtgtcacattttaaaagttttggctTCATGATTTAATGGTTACACTAAAACCGATCATTTTGAGTTTGGTTCTACCATTGGATGGTTCTACCTTTGATGTCCTTGCAAAACCAGTGAAGAACATGCACCTAAAAATAAAGTCTTTTCGCTAATCACGCCATCATCAAATGTCTGATATAGTTGTTTATTGATTTCAATGGATTGCGATGTAAGTTAAGAGAACGTTAAACATTGTTTTTGGTAACGAAAACCATCAGCATATTTCTTTACTTCAATCTATAACAACATCATTCAGAGCTTTTGTAACTCGTTGTTACTTAGTAGGGAAAGAGCTTAGCGATTTATACTTTTCCAAGGACGGCCTTTTGTGCTTAAATTTgagtccaaaatattttttttataaaataggcaaaaatgtaaaaatctattTACAGTAAGTAAGCTCTTGGTGACATAAAAGCCAATTCAGCTATCATTACTTAGAAGAGTTACAGCTGCAACTTGAAGGTATTTCTTGATGTTAACACCTATACACCACTGCTTCcctcaaattaaaaatttcagttttgttcctaaattacattttttatacaACTCGAAGCGTAATTACCATTCGCGGATCCCTTGTTGATTGCATGTGGACCCCTTTGGGGTCCACGAACCACCTGTTATGATCAATTGGTCTAAAGCGTGGCATTGATGACAGGATATCATTCAACCaacaataatatatatttttcgtCTCATGGTTTTCTATCGTGCAAAACTCTGAATCACTGAACATGCGTCTTAATTTATCACCTTTGAAATTTCTTGTGCCATTTACGGAAATGTCCTGTACTTAAAAACGAAATGTTTAAACAGaacaaaaaatgatgaaattattAACTTTAGACATGAAAACTTTAGTGTGCACAAagcttaatttcattttattggtGGGTTTTTGGCTAAAGAGCTTGTTTTTTTATGGCGCTAAATGTTTGTTTGATTCAAACGAAAAGCCATCAATAGTATCTCTTCATAATATGATAATGGCTCAAAATTTCTATTTGTTTATTGCTGGAATCATCTTACTCGTATGAAACCAGTGCAATAACCTATCGATTGGTGGCAAATGAATCACGTATAATGTATATATGTAAAGCGGTTTTTCCCATAGTAAAAATTTACTTAGTCATATTATCAGAAACGTTAGTATCCAATAATGATTACTTGTAACGATATTCGTTATTTTTGACAATATAGAAATCTAAGCTATTTGTTTCATCAAAGACATATACACGTGGTGATTATCATTATGACGATATGTCTCATTATTTCATTCAAAGGATGTGACATGTTGGATTAAATCATGTGTCACAATAGTCTGAACGTTACGTTACATTAGTTGAAACGCGCACTACATTCGATTTAAATATGTATCACATCAGTATCCATTCGAAACTTCGCATGAATATTGGAGACAAgcaaaagtaaaagcaaattgaaagcaaaaataaCACAATTTCAATTATATTCTACTTTTAAGCGATACATTTTCTTAAGAGCAAAGACAGCTCTGTTCTTTATTTTAAGTGTTCCATCTTATGCAACCCTcgtgttaaaacaaaaataaaattattgcgtTCAATTTTATGTTGAAGTAACTCAGATTACTACATGACTTTatagtattttcattatcctgAGCGCAAAAAActgaaagataaattattttattaatttctttaactttaCTGTGATCCTTATAACTCATATTCCTTAATGAGTATAGAAAACCTTGATCTAGGGATTGTGATATGTTCATCCTTTAAAAATGCCTGAGTGGTTTTATAGCAGTTCTATTAACTTCCTAAAAGGACTCATAATAATTGTTGCCCTCAAGTCGTGCTGATTGTGCAGCTAGCTTTCGTATTTCGATGAGCCATatacattttcaacttttgaccaataattgcatttttactttatttttatagcTGCTGGTGCATCATATGAAGTTAAAGAAGAACCAAGAATAGTTAATCAGGGAGGTGAGaagatacttttttatttttctgagctACTGGATTCATTAATCCGGGATGCCcacctgtggggggggggggggtcatggcgcagactgtgccattgaaatttttagcgggggttgaggggtatttttctcacttttggGGGCTCTTCGTTTGGGGGGTCTTTTCGATACTTAGACGCTGCGTCCTTGCTGTTAGTGGAGTGAGCACCCTTGCATTAAttaagttataaattaaaaatatcttttaaggtACATGATACTAAGATActgctaaaaaataataagaaactaaaataataagaaattttgcACAAGCAATTTTTTGTTATATTCAATTCAAACAATTTAGGTTTGCACGCGTTTTTAACTGTTTTTACAAACAAATTTGACTCTAACATAACAGAAAAACGGggacaaatttcaaaatatttagaatttaaagttTCCGAAAAAAAGGTAGGAACTACGTTCTCATCATTTTCATCCAGTtgaaaaaacaactattttttttatttacaaaatgttttaattagtCTTTCTGTTTGGAGCATGCACACTAATGGTCAAAGGTACTTTGTTTTCACTAAGTAAAACTAaggtaagggaaaaaaaattcttgaagtaAAAGAGCGTGACTAACAGATACCTCATACAAATAAataggagaaggggggggggcatatgtgatcttatttttttattatttcttcgtTTCACAAGAAATACTTTCAGCTTTTCAAAGACAAAATGTCCACTtctttaaaaaagtcttttttctctttttttttctttgtctttcgTTTGTTGTTGTTGTCAAAATTTACCTACATGTTTggcaaaaaaagtgatttttctaggtacaaaagtaaaaattttccaaCATTTTAATTAGCGAAAGGAAAGCCTGCATGTTCTAACGCAGCTACTCTGGCGCTACAGGTTGATATCATAGTTATTAACTGATGTTTATTAAGCACTGAAAATTTGATTTACAAGCGAAGAGGTAACGTAGTTCATAAGTGCCTATGTTATATacttttcaaaaggaaaaactcaaatttattactggattaaCGGAAAGGAATGGTAACATggtcggtaacttactgcttgatacccaagctttgcctgcaattgacgagttgaaccgTATCATTGCTGTAgactctcgctggtgtgctaaatttacTTTCGCGACCAGTTTGTTggtgctctcagcttcaatgagatgacacctGCCTCCAAGTCGGTTATcgtctattccagactgatgagtccaaaaCAAGgaggaaactgcagtctttggatggcATAACTAAGCTGTCGGTATAGTGTGCATAGCATGATATTTGTAGATAAagactttttgtttaatttatctTGTATTCAATCTGTTGACAATTCTGCTGATATTTTTAGAAACTCCGAAGTTATAAACATGTCATACAAAACCTTTTAGCAACCTCAAAATTCCGCTTGtgttaatttgaaataaattttataaaacaattcCGCAATTCGTTTACGCCATAATCAGCTCCACTTTTAATAATTAGTACTATTCCTCTGATCTTGAAGGAATGTAGTaaattattcatatatttttcaataaaccaAATGAAAAATCTATATAGACAAGGTGTGTCACTTTTAACTGACTCTGTTGATACTTCTATACTCATGAACATTAATTACTACTTCTCTCCAGTTAATATCGAGAGCAAGAAAGCACATATCggaacaattttgatattttgaaatgatattttaaagtgcacaaaatttaaagcattaatgTTTTATCAAAAACTAATGCATTATAtcttttaagcatataaattgtGTAACTACATACAAAATGGAATTTCGAAATATGTATCTATTTTTCTTCGCATCGCTTCGCTTTTAAGCCTGTAACCTTAGGTAGTATTAAACGTAAGGTCCTCAAGCAGGTCTTCCGCGTggctgagaaaaaaaattaatataaatttgtCTTGTATatgcataaaagaaaattttacgtaTTATAAACTTTCAAATGTAGTTAGTCTAATTATAGTATCAATTTTATTTCAGCTGTCATTTTCGGAATGGTTGTTGCAGCTGTGATGATAGTGGTTGTACTGGTAGCATTATATCTGTATTCTCAAAAGAGgtaattatgttttaaatgaatttaaagcaaatttcaatgtgcttacttaaaaaaaaataattttatactgGTTTCATTGAATCTAAGAAATGAAACAACACCTTCTAGCTGAAAATATATGGATTGAAGCaatgttaatgaaatataaacattgcaaaCCAGTTACTTTCGTCAATTTAACTTGAACAGATTTTAAAGGTTATCAGTGTATCCTCTTCTTTTTGTATCTTCATTGTACTGCACCTCCAATTAATGCAAAAGGAGTGCTTAAAATAGTAACAAAGTTTAATCATTTAAGTAAGTGTTTAATGCACTATAAATAATGCACTATATAAAATATAATGTCCAGGTAAACCTGGAACCGCTAACCAGCGGTTCCAGGTATTGGAAATCAGTTGGAGTGATCAAGTTGAAAATGGGGGTTtggaattcaattaaaaaaaaaaaactctttaaagtgCTCTTTTTTTCATGTGAGATACTTGATGAAAACTATTTAATATTGTTATATAagaggtgattttttttctacaatgatGAATAAATGCAAATAAAGCATTAACGTAAAAAGTCAAAACATTGTTGTGATAGTTATTCCTAACATTTAgttcttgagttttttttaatttattcatctgGGAGAATATCAAAACTAGTTGTCTAAGAGTTGATGCTTTATTATTGAAACAGCGATCTGAACATGGATGGTATTTGTAAAAGTTGTGTTTTCTTATTTCACAGTGCCAAAAAATGTTTACAGTGCTACAGTAATCAGGTTGCACCGTGCGCATACGTTGAAAACTAactaaataagttatttttaattttgcattagtGTTAAGTACAtgctttttcagtatttattaGATTTCAAGCAtaattgatgcagtgagaagcaaagggatgtaagtggcaaaattaaaaatttggagataaccagtacaaatggtaggtgaacctcttctctgccTTGaagcaagatatagtactagtagccctggtaggtgctgctgtacagcaggattttgaaaaacttttctttgaaaacctacctaggaccttatctttaaacgcgttttactcaaaaccttaaaatgtcaacttacatccctttgcttttctcTCTGCCTCAATTAAGTATGTTAATAAGAACTAAAAATCAGGTTGGCGAAGGGTACAATGTTTTATTGGGCACAATATTGAGCAAAACACGCAATGCAGACGAGgcaagtttctttttcttcagaaaagaaaGAACAGATAAGTGAAAGTGAAGACGAAAATGGTACTGTGTGTCTGTACATATTGCAGGGTGAATTTCAAATGAGCCTGAGCATTTGGGTGAACATTGGGATTAGTGTGACTCATATAAGCACATACAGACATAAGCTCATACATAAGCTCATAAatattgccgtgtgcaggtaaacggcagtatctgcagaaatgagttttcgagatttttaaataaatgtgtgttggattcaatactaacaataggaaatgTCGGAATTAGACGGccttttcgcgcctttttttcagcggtaACCAAATAAgctagcttgtacaataaagataacttacaatagatgaaaaaaatgcaaaaaaaaattgaaaatgaaaaaattgcagctactgctctttacctgcacacgacagaATAATGCCTTATGTAAGTACAAACAGACTTTGCTGCTCGATTAAATCTGAAGGAACAGCAACTGGAAAACTACTTATATGCGTGTGATGCAAGTAAAATGAAAACTTCGTTCTCATTCACGAGGAGACTGTTTTAATGCAAGTGGTCACTTTATTGCCTAATTGAAGCTAAGATACTTCATTTAACTAGTGTCAACGGATTTTTTTGCTTGATGCAcccttcaaaaaatctttttttttttaactcatggAAAGTGTTTTGACcgatcaaaaatataaaaatgtgaaaGCCTCAGCTTTTCATATATATTCTAGAAGTAAAAAAGAACCTAAAGCCTGTCTTCAGCTCTCACAATACTCGAGTCCGGCCCGTGCaggtttttcaatgtttttcaatAGATTTGAAAAACAGGCACCCTTTTATTTAAGtaacttttgaaagttttcaaaactggTTTTGAGAAAGTAGAAAGTAGCATTGAGGAAGCTCAAAAAATTGATTGCATTGTGTAATATGCGAAGTATGTAGCTTCATTGTAGAAAGATAATACCTAATTTATCTCAACGTTTTAAAGTTGATTTCTCAATATTGCCGTGTTGGTACTTTTGAATATAATATTGCAAATGAAGCACCTGAAGTACTAACActtcaatattgtttttttttttttttttttttgctgcttaaTATAGGCAGAGATCTTAAAAGGATTGATAATAAGTTGTCTCAGAATATATTTTGTGCATGTTTCTAGGAACATAAATGACGCCTTCTTGTTTTTCAGGCGAAATGCAGAAAAGCCAAAAATTCCAAGTCGCTTCCAGGATCCACCAGCACCTCCACCAAGGCCTCCACCTCGGACTAAAAGCAATCCATTCAAAAATGCTATTATGGGATTTATGTCTCGTGATACAGCTGTCAAAGATGAAGATATAGagttaaaaaattggaaaacccaCAGTCTGCCTACGGATAACTCATTCGCTAACGACATGGGAGATCCTAATAGTCCCAAAAAGCTACGTTCTTTCGGGGGAAGTTTAAGACAAGAAGATAAACCGGCTGTTATTGAAGTGGAAGTACTCTCGCATGAGGGATCAGGCAACAAAGGAAAATTTAGAAGCGTTCCTGAAGAGAATGAAAACGCAAGTCTTGAAAATGTTGAACTTCATGATGAGGAGAAGGAAAGCAATAAAGGTAATAATCACATTCGCGTCCTGTTCTGAAATACGGGAGCGTTTATAAAATTATGCAGTGatgaagaaaattcattaaaGATATACTTCAGaactatacatatttttttttttttttgatccttatatataattaaattataaattgtgtcgaaacaaaaaccttttttgacaTAGTTCTACGTTTAGAAAACCATGTTGAGATTTATTATATAGACTGACGTCAAAGTACGTCAGTGACAGTGctacaatatttttctttggaCATTAAAAAACGTTTCTCGGTGTTTGcaaaagttttctaaaagtttgCAAAATGATAATATTAGCTTTGAATGTATGTTCAgcatgttaaattatttttcaggaTCTGAGCGAGAACCCAAAAGCGGAGCCGAATATGCAGCAGTAGATTATGAAAAGAAACGACAGTCCCGACTTTTAAAAGAACAAGATTCTATGGAATCATCTTCGACAGCTGCTGCAAGTCCCATTCCCGCAGACGAGGTCGATAAACACGTATCACCGTCTCCTCCGAAAAGTTTGAGTCACACCGAAAGTGAAGAAGAAAGTGAAGAAGTTTCGAGTGAGGAAAAAGAAGATGAAgatcaaataaataaagaagaagaagaaaggaagGCAAAAGAAGATGAAGAGAAGAAAGCAAAGGAAAAAGAggagagaaaagtaaaagaagaagaagagagGAAAGCTAAGGAAGAAGAGGAAAAGAAAGCTAAAGAAGAAGCGGAGAAGAAAGCCAAAGAAGCAGAAAACGAAGCTGCAATTGCACGTAGACGAAAATTAAGAACCGAACCTCCTCCACCAGTGGATGAGAAACCAGTTTTAAGGCGATTCCGACGCTAGAAACTATAATTCGTATCTGTGATGAAATTTTCATGGTCATAATGAAGACAATAAAAAAGCAATGCGATGGGAATATTTGCATGCAAAAGCTGCAAATATTTCAGAATTTCCGATAGCAAGCGATTTGTTAATTGATTTCATCTAATTTGACGTAAAGTGACATTCCCATTTGCAGTCACATTAGATTTGAAGCAATTTTCAAGAATTGAGTGTTTTACGTGAAGAGAAACAATTCAAGCAAGAATAAGTAATTACAATGCTGATTCAACATGCATATTTTATATGcgaaattttgttataaaattataTCCGCATTTTATAACATGAATGTATGTTAAGTGTATTAATTTCTAAATTACGGAAGTAAATTATTTCTCATatttgtttctgtgaaaaagttaaGAGTCCAATAGGTTTGAAAAGTTTActcatgttattaaaattttgtagagaagttttaaatgttgaaaccaaaacaaaaa
This sequence is a window from Uloborus diversus isolate 005 chromosome 10, Udiv.v.3.1, whole genome shotgun sequence. Protein-coding genes within it:
- the LOC129231352 gene encoding E-selectin-like; translation: MKGWKVGLMLFVLIQGYGTKGSDPICGFPGTPAYGYVKPDEAAYYEGDIVSYSCRVGYILLGSHIRKCTKDGSWTDEVPICDDSMTTLGFASSTPAVLGHSAELAIDRDKNTCTYLKQKNPRWWRIDLGAEYKVLSVAVTVPSPDKNMKFTVYVIGIQGTTASYHRCASFSGKFGTQTVVLSCAEGKGIEGGKVHIEDHQLNERLFELCEVEVQVEKDTGYDCGRPSRNIYSITFDSSGDSVEYGCIRGYEIVGSDYRMCENSGQWSGEPPVCRPIICNRLIAPENGLVEVIQGNRSTPLEGATVAYRCEEGFKLVGSFTRECLRDGSWSGNDPQCKAIRCPIPDGKLQRGIYRLVNKTNSMGSMAMLRCKRGKREGDNPYITCTEDGSWTKAEAHCILPAGASYEVKEEPRIVNQGAVIFGMVVAAVMIVVVLVALYLYSQKRRNAEKPKIPSRFQDPPAPPPRPPPRTKSNPFKNAIMGFMSRDTAVKDEDIELKNWKTHSLPTDNSFANDMGDPNSPKKLRSFGGSLRQEDKPAVIEVEVLSHEGSGNKGKFRSVPEENENASLENVELHDEEKESNKGSEREPKSGAEYAAVDYEKKRQSRLLKEQDSMESSSTAAASPIPADEVDKHVSPSPPKSLSHTESEEESEEVSSEEKEDEDQINKEEEERKAKEDEEKKAKEKEERKVKEEEERKAKEEEEKKAKEEAEKKAKEAENEAAIARRRKLRTEPPPPVDEKPVLRRFRR